gaAGAACTCTAAAATTCtaattctcttcaatgctttgaattgaaatggaactgacccccaGACCTGTAAAGTAGTAGTGTAAAATAGGACACCTACCTTTGCCTCTTCCAGGGTCCAGGTCCTGGGTTCATCATTGCGGGTTGCCAGAGTTAAGTTAACATCTGGGTCCAGCTGGTGAGCGTGAGGGCAGAGATCCACCTCTTCACTAGGGCCCTTCACTTTCTGCTCTGGCTCCTTGTGGTCCTTGTCATGGATGCATCCCAGGATTGGAGGAATTGCTCGGACAGGGCTTTTATCACCTGTCAGTTCCTCTCTCTTGACAGTGGATGCAACTGCACTTGCCTCGGTGTCAACTGAGCACTCTGTGTTGTCCTCAACTGTCCCCTCTGGCAGTTGGTGGTCGTTGTTGTTGTGGATGCATGGCAGAACTGAAGGACTTTTATCTTCCCAAGTGTAAATGGCAACAGTTGCTTCTTTGTCTACTGAGAACTCTGTGTTGTCCTCAACTTTCTCCCACAGCTGTTTGTGGTCAATGCTATGGGTGCAGGGCAGCCTTAGAGGCAGTGCTGCGGGTGCAGGAAGACTCTTATCAGCTGAAAACTCCTCTTGGAGGACAGCGGACACGGAAGCGGCAGATTCACTGGCGACTGGACACTTGTTGGTTCCCTCTACTGCCTCCTCTGGCAGTTTGTAGTCATTGTCAAAGACAGGTGGCAGACTTGGAGGCAGCATTGGGACAGGGCATTTAGCTGTTGATCTGTCCACTCCATCAACAGTAGCTGTGCCTGAAGTGTTCTCTGTAGCACCTGAGACCTCataggcatcctctactgtctgCTCTGGAGGCATGAAGTCATCGTCAAAGACTGGTGGCAGGCATGGAGGCAGCACTGAAGGAAGACTTCTGGCTGCCCATCGGTTCTCTCTCTTGACAGTGGCTGTGTCTGCAGTGGCCTCTTTGGCAACTCGGCACTCTGTGGCTGAAACAGCAGGCTGGGAGGTTTCTGGGACAATGAATGAATTGCCAACGAACCGCTGAGCCAGTGGTGGGAGGGAGAAAGGATAGAATCTGTCCTCTTCCTTTATATTAGATATTGCCACTGGATCAACTGAGAGCTCAGTGGTTCCCTCTACTGTCTGCTGTGGTGGAATGGAGTCATCGTTAAAGAAGTGTGGCAGGTATCGATGCAGCATTGAGGAAAGATGCGTATCTGTCAATAAGTCCTCTCTTTTACCAGTGGATACATCTGCTGTGGCCTCTGTGGCAACTGGGCACTCAGCATGGACAAAGTATGAAAATACAATGAACCGCTGTGCATCCTGAGCGCATATGGCCAATGGAGAGGGGGGATGTAACATGGTTGGTATAGGTCTCCGATTGGTGAAAGCCAGCGGTGGGAGGGAGTCAATACAGGGAGCCATGAACTCAGTGAGTGGACGGTTGGTCACATCTCTCACATTCTGCGGGAGAAAAGAAACAGACATGTTGAAAGTGATCACATTCACGACATACATACTTTATGAGTCAACGCTATTTACTTATACATCAcatcttcggaaagtattcagaccccttcactttttccacattttgttaccttacagcctaattcaaaaatgtaataaatcgtttttttccctcatcaatctacacacaatagcccataatggcaaagcaaaaacagaattgttccaaattcattacaaataaaatgtgaaatatcacatttacataagtatccagaccctttactcagtacgttgttgaagcacctttggcagcgattacagcatagaatcttcttgggtattacgctacaagcttggaaatCTTGTGTTTGGGGAATTCTCCCAATCTTAGGAGAATCCaagttaggttggatggggagattttctgcacagctattttccggtctctccagagatgttcgatcaggtacAAGTCCAGTCTCTGGATGGGCCaataaaggacattcagagacttgtcccgaagaaacttctgcgttgtcttggctatgtacatagggtcattgttctgttggaaggtgactcttcaccacactctgaggtcctgattgttctggagcaggttgtcatcaaggatctctctgtactttgctctgttcatctttgcctagatcctgactagtctcctattCCCTGcaattgaaaaacatccccacagcatgatgctgccaccaccatgcttcaccgaagggGTGGTGGCAGATTTACTCCAGATGTGACCCTTGGCATTGGggcaaaatagttcaatcttgatttcatcagaccagagcatcttgtttctcatggactgagagacttcaggtgccttttggcaaactccaagcaggctgtcatgtgccttctactgaggagtagcttccatctggccactctaccttaaaggcctgattggtggagtgctgcagagatggttgtccttttggaaagttctcccatctccacagaggaactctagagctctgtcagagtcaccatCTGGTTcctagtcacctccctgaccaaggcccttctcccccgattgctcagtttggctgggcggccagctctaggaagagtcttggtggttccaaacatcttccatttaagaatgatggagaacagtgcgttcttggggaccttcaatgttgagAAGaggttttgtacccttccccagatttgtgcctcgacacaatcctgtttcagagctctacggagaattccttcaacctcatggtttgttgtttgctctgacatgaactgtcaactgtgggaccttatatagacaggtgtgtgcctttccaaatcatgtccaatcagttgaaaaTACAGGATGAACAGGAGCtaatttccagtctcatagcaaagggtctgaatacttacgtaaaaaaggtatttcaacatttctaaaaacctgtatttgctttgtcaatatggggtattgtttgtagattgctgagaatttgcatatattcaatcaattttaaaataaggctattatgtaaaaaaaggtagaaaaagtcaaggtgtccgAATTCTTTCCAAAG
This sequence is a window from Oncorhynchus clarkii lewisi isolate Uvic-CL-2024 chromosome 26, UVic_Ocla_1.0, whole genome shotgun sequence. Protein-coding genes within it:
- the LOC139384560 gene encoding apical junction molecule ajm-1-like is translated as MEGSTLTQRRAECQLKEREIQTDYMMELGARLALVRQIQREQEKEMKRIWFETRKMPSLIEENVRDVTNRPLTEFMAPCIDSLPPLAFTNRRPIPTMLHPPSPLAICAQDAQRFIVFSYFVHAECPVATEATADVSTGKREDLLTDTHLSSMLHRYLPHFFNDDSIPPQQTVEGTTELSVDPVAISNIKEEDRFYPFSLPPLAQRFVGNSFIVPETSQPAVSATECRVAKEATADTATVKRENRWAARSLPSVLPPCLPPVFDDDFMPPEQTVEDAYEVSGATENTSGTATVDGVDRSTAKCPVPMLPPSLPPVFDNDYKLPEEAVEGTNKCPVASESAASVSAVLQEEFSADKSLPAPAALPLRLPCTHSIDHKQLWEKVEDNTEFSVDKEATVAIYTWEDKSPSVLPCIHNNNDHQLPEGTVEDNTECSVDTEASAVASTVKREELTGDKSPVRAIPPILGCIHDKDHKEPEQKVKGPSEEVDLCPHAHQLDPDVNLTLATRNDEPRTWTLEEAKDYWIGIDIESEERSVKEEVRQREGLKREADCAHSKSSNGMASSERAETILGRVGFLVMNHMQKIPFLKMKEKEKNKKLHKKLKDDEKERKEKKNKEENKKREKKEMNEREKEQKKVMKAEKKREKLEQKKREKERKEKEKAEKKRLEGLMKIHNDMMKDRIKEEKRCSEELKKREKAQAEFLEMERKIQEKEEKKREKRRKEERKRLEKKKKSEPAGGGTERVIEEQGKDERLKMDE